A stretch of Pseudomonas sp. LRP2-20 DNA encodes these proteins:
- a CDS encoding ATP-binding protein, with protein sequence MKCDPSLLLPAKPAVKSRLIRQLLLPPLIILLMVGLGMAGFLISESNGIRTLSENGERALELHARTVESEISKYTYLPSLLELEDSVSQLLTDPDGANRQTVNEYLEGLNRRSRSRAIFVLDTNGRVQASSNWRDADSFLGEDLSFRAYFQNAVRGEPGRFYGIGSTTGEAGYYLAHGLEEHGKIIGVAVIKVRLDTLEERWQRARLEAFVSDENGIIILSSDPARRLKSVRPLTPQIKERLARSLQYYWWPLNELQPLARETLADGVEKLTFPANAETARGKPHEVSYLAQTRRLVDTPWHFTLLTPLQDLRRESMVQGILVAVAFALLTILGIAWNERRKVVATRLAAREALEEANSQLERRIADRTADLRASNERLKGQIRERRHAEQTLRQAQDELVQAGKLAAIGQMSTSIAHELNQPLAALRTLSGNTVRFLERGALETASTNLRTMNDLIDRMGRITASLRSFARRGDDSGQASLAKAVDATLQVLSERINSCHLQLHRQFDDQQLAIDQTRLEQILVNLIGNALDAMASVPLPELWLEGEQQGDKYRLQVRDNGHGIDAETRKHLFEPFFTTKPGEHGLGLGLTLSASLAAAAKGSLNVEHPATGGTAFVLALPLVTPPSESAEQP encoded by the coding sequence ATGAAATGCGATCCCTCGCTTCTTCTTCCTGCCAAGCCCGCCGTGAAATCCCGCCTGATTCGTCAATTGCTGCTGCCGCCCCTGATCATTCTGCTGATGGTCGGGCTGGGCATGGCTGGCTTCCTGATCAGCGAAAGCAACGGCATCCGCACCCTCAGCGAAAACGGCGAGCGTGCGCTCGAACTGCATGCGCGCACGGTCGAAAGCGAAATCAGCAAGTACACCTACCTGCCAAGCCTGCTGGAGCTGGAAGACAGCGTCTCGCAGTTGCTCACCGACCCTGATGGCGCCAACCGGCAGACCGTCAATGAATACCTCGAAGGCCTGAACCGTCGCAGCCGCAGCCGGGCGATCTTCGTGCTCGACACCAACGGCCGGGTGCAGGCCAGCAGCAACTGGCGCGATGCCGACTCGTTCCTCGGCGAGGATCTGTCGTTCCGTGCCTATTTCCAGAATGCCGTGCGCGGCGAACCGGGGCGGTTCTACGGTATCGGCAGCACCACTGGCGAGGCGGGCTACTACCTGGCCCACGGTCTCGAAGAGCACGGCAAGATCATCGGCGTGGCGGTTATCAAGGTGCGCCTGGACACCCTTGAAGAACGCTGGCAGCGCGCCCGCCTGGAAGCCTTCGTCAGCGACGAGAATGGCATCATCATCCTTTCCAGCGACCCGGCGCGGCGCCTGAAGTCAGTGCGCCCGCTGACCCCACAGATCAAGGAGCGCCTTGCGCGCAGCCTGCAGTATTACTGGTGGCCGCTGAACGAACTGCAGCCGCTGGCCCGCGAAACCCTGGCCGACGGCGTGGAGAAACTGACCTTCCCGGCCAACGCCGAAACCGCCCGGGGCAAGCCCCATGAGGTGAGCTACCTGGCACAGACCCGGCGCCTGGTCGATACCCCCTGGCACTTTACCTTGCTCACCCCGCTGCAGGACCTGCGCCGCGAATCCATGGTGCAGGGCATCCTGGTCGCCGTGGCCTTCGCCCTGCTGACGATCCTCGGCATTGCCTGGAACGAGCGGCGCAAGGTAGTTGCCACGCGCCTGGCCGCCCGGGAGGCACTGGAGGAAGCCAACAGCCAGCTGGAACGGCGCATTGCCGACCGCACCGCCGACCTGCGCGCCAGCAACGAAAGGCTCAAGGGCCAGATCCGCGAACGCCGCCACGCCGAACAGACCCTGCGCCAGGCCCAGGACGAGCTGGTCCAGGCCGGCAAGCTGGCGGCGATCGGGCAGATGTCCACCAGCATCGCCCACGAGCTCAACCAGCCGCTGGCGGCGCTGCGTACGCTGTCCGGCAATACCGTGCGGTTCCTCGAACGTGGCGCGCTGGAAACCGCCAGCACCAACCTGCGCACCATGAACGACCTGATCGACCGCATGGGCCGCATCACTGCCAGCCTGCGTTCGTTTGCCCGACGCGGCGACGACAGTGGCCAGGCTTCGCTGGCCAAAGCCGTTGACGCCACCCTGCAAGTGTTGAGCGAGCGCATCAACAGCTGCCACCTGCAATTGCACCGCCAGTTCGACGACCAGCAACTGGCGATCGACCAGACCCGCCTCGAACAGATCCTGGTCAACCTGATCGGCAATGCCCTCGACGCCATGGCCTCCGTGCCGCTGCCGGAACTCTGGCTCGAAGGTGAACAGCAAGGCGACAAGTACCGTCTGCAGGTGCGCGACAATGGCCACGGCATCGATGCCGAGACCCGCAAGCACCTGTTCGAACCCTTCTTCACCACCAAACCGGGCGAACACGGCCTGGGCCTGGGGCTGACCCTGTCGGCGAGCCTTGCCGCCGCCGCCAAGGGCAGCCTGAACGTCGAGCACCCCGCCACTGGCGGCACGGCCTTCGTCCTCGCCCTGCCCTTGGTCACGCCCCCCAGCGAATCGGCAGAGCAACCATGA
- a CDS encoding NEL-type E3 ubiquitin ligase domain-containing protein: protein MAVNPVFPATSVDHLIERNLPQWLIRAEAEHARAYHQALLAQQGYAERLRQLLEPVPSIEAFALPRLQRALNEAGLAHVDPRQAFVSINERFELPSAAEKLYQPAATYTSRHSLLAAALHNFQDHETRPWLLRSARLVGAKGAVLALPFERFASICRSLDIGAGYQAVLKSVLQPKSGRGQPWDQARRHVEQLFQDCLRARLKAEVYEARIKRQIDEADLQRLLAYLAGTEERVEAKGSFTARQLYLLGKCIVGVIALEWRAAGRDEIDEIIVWMPGDPDKAIRHYDCWSDVYEDIAIRLRVPTFRSWFSRFIKARDSAGFNQALTRLLKAPAAPAVVELDGRNLPITGHAVAHVQAQQVARIFDDARFIAVPTDDEDRQSRQERLQQMLSAGLDLLGMAAFFVPGLGELLLVVNAVQLLDEVYEGYQAWQLGDRQGALNHLFGVVESVALAGALSGVVHVLPRIAFVDALEPGMAADGTVKLRHRSLRAHLEESPAALLQALAPQAFGSVLEDDARTLLTVTGFNADKVRRLCVEHAPAPARILDMHERIALHHASPGLKGAAFEEALGGLRQATDPDQAVLMAAFKGLTPRGAEEIIRHTCSAQLENWRANGRVPLGMAERARAHVRQTRLDNACLGVRLHGMGSPDSERLVMGLLAHKVPWPSTHPVELRSGSREGPLLFASHAEPAAKPRLIVRHEQGYRLYDSDGSLDVGAGESLLKVLVLCLDDEQKAVLNSTSLNARQLRDWLMASIAADREQAGRLIGAAPSGAAIHPPRRFGDGRLGYRLSGGGESSQQAIRRGIHQIFPTLSELQLQAYLNAVRAQGHNLWDHYQLLQRQLAELRGALSEWQGQWRTPADAIRRRRVADTLRRSWRRKLVDVNDEYELVLDGEHVSELPTLPAGLEFAHVHRLVLRNMGLESIAPDFLGRFPNLVELDLSENRLTQVPPGIEGLTHLRRLNLTSNQIVIDEQANRRFAPLALLDTVELSFNPLGQAPDLSGLRHVRQLHLRATELVDVEELLSRASWRAMIDARENRIRQLQQEMQGLDLRLARVQLHDNPLNQTSHQQLDLRRAGAAPGARGSASYKHREANAEVRELWTQTRDRVLRLQREATWDRLRQEAGSSDLFRFLADLGQGDDFVEHPGHFRRRVWRILDACEHNEVLREQVFREVGGPRSCEDRLLLMLNQMEIGVLVQQGVSGVPANQVEQSLVRLGRQLYRLDLVDSIATRHVQHLRANTSGRVDEIEVRLLYRNRLAQALELPVQVEDMHYAQYANVTDDDLLEAQLDVLQAETPEEIQQTLAQRPFWASYARRRYAERFDALVEPYHQRLAEHEAQAASGGEQLYLQRADELMRELEVAEQRLLRTLAEEAWARFTD from the coding sequence GTGGCAGTGAATCCGGTGTTTCCTGCAACCTCCGTCGACCATCTGATCGAGCGAAACCTGCCTCAATGGCTCATCCGTGCCGAGGCTGAACATGCACGCGCCTACCATCAGGCATTGCTGGCGCAGCAAGGGTATGCCGAGCGGCTTCGGCAGCTGTTGGAGCCAGTTCCGTCCATCGAGGCTTTTGCGTTGCCTCGTTTGCAAAGGGCTTTGAATGAAGCGGGGCTTGCGCATGTCGACCCCCGGCAGGCATTTGTGTCGATCAATGAACGGTTCGAGCTGCCGTCCGCCGCCGAGAAGCTCTACCAACCCGCGGCCACCTACACTTCCCGGCACAGTTTGCTCGCGGCTGCGTTGCACAACTTCCAGGATCATGAAACCAGGCCCTGGCTTCTGCGCAGCGCCAGGCTCGTCGGCGCCAAGGGGGCTGTGCTGGCGCTGCCGTTCGAGCGATTTGCCAGTATCTGCCGCAGCCTGGATATCGGTGCGGGCTACCAGGCTGTGCTCAAGAGCGTGCTGCAGCCCAAATCTGGGCGCGGCCAGCCTTGGGATCAGGCTCGCCGGCACGTCGAACAGCTGTTTCAGGACTGCCTGCGTGCTCGCCTGAAAGCCGAGGTATACGAGGCCAGGATCAAGCGACAGATCGACGAAGCGGACCTGCAGCGCCTGCTCGCGTATCTCGCCGGGACCGAAGAGCGGGTAGAGGCCAAGGGAAGCTTCACTGCGCGGCAGCTCTACCTGCTCGGCAAGTGCATCGTCGGTGTGATCGCCCTGGAATGGCGAGCGGCCGGCCGCGATGAAATCGACGAGATCATCGTCTGGATGCCAGGTGATCCGGATAAAGCCATCCGCCACTACGATTGCTGGTCAGACGTTTACGAGGACATCGCCATACGCTTGCGCGTGCCCACCTTCCGCAGCTGGTTCAGCCGCTTCATCAAGGCTCGTGACAGTGCTGGGTTCAATCAGGCGCTTACCCGGTTGCTCAAGGCACCGGCTGCGCCGGCAGTGGTTGAACTCGATGGCCGCAACCTGCCCATTACCGGGCACGCAGTCGCCCATGTTCAGGCGCAGCAGGTCGCGAGGATTTTCGACGATGCGCGGTTCATCGCCGTGCCGACGGATGATGAAGATCGCCAGAGCCGGCAGGAGCGCTTGCAGCAGATGCTGTCGGCCGGCCTGGACCTGTTGGGCATGGCGGCATTCTTCGTTCCTGGACTGGGTGAGTTGCTGTTGGTTGTTAACGCCGTTCAGTTGCTGGACGAAGTCTACGAAGGTTACCAAGCCTGGCAGTTGGGTGATCGCCAGGGGGCACTGAATCATCTGTTCGGCGTGGTCGAGAGCGTGGCGCTGGCTGGGGCGTTGTCGGGAGTGGTGCATGTTCTGCCGCGCATTGCATTCGTCGACGCGCTGGAGCCTGGGATGGCGGCTGATGGCACGGTGAAGCTCAGGCACCGCAGCCTGCGCGCGCATCTGGAAGAAAGCCCGGCAGCACTGTTGCAGGCGCTTGCCCCACAAGCGTTTGGCAGTGTGCTGGAGGATGATGCCCGGACCTTGCTGACGGTCACTGGCTTCAACGCTGACAAGGTGCGCCGACTGTGTGTGGAACACGCCCCGGCCCCGGCCCGGATCCTGGACATGCATGAGCGCATTGCCCTGCACCATGCCTCGCCAGGGCTCAAAGGCGCAGCGTTCGAAGAGGCACTGGGTGGCTTGCGCCAGGCGACTGACCCAGACCAGGCGGTGCTGATGGCGGCTTTCAAGGGCCTGACGCCACGTGGGGCCGAGGAAATCATCCGGCATACCTGTTCAGCGCAGCTGGAGAACTGGCGTGCCAACGGACGAGTACCACTGGGCATGGCGGAACGGGCGCGCGCTCATGTTCGCCAAACCCGCCTGGACAACGCTTGCCTGGGCGTGCGCCTGCATGGCATGGGCAGCCCGGACAGCGAGAGGTTGGTGATGGGGCTGCTGGCGCACAAAGTGCCTTGGCCTTCTACCCACCCGGTAGAGCTGCGTTCTGGCAGCCGTGAAGGCCCATTGCTGTTTGCCAGCCACGCAGAACCGGCTGCAAAGCCCCGGCTCATCGTGCGTCACGAGCAAGGCTACCGCCTCTATGACAGCGATGGCTCGCTCGACGTCGGTGCTGGCGAGTCGCTGCTCAAGGTGCTCGTGCTTTGCCTGGACGATGAGCAGAAGGCCGTGTTGAATTCCACCAGCCTGAATGCCAGGCAGCTGCGTGACTGGCTGATGGCGAGCATTGCGGCCGACCGAGAACAGGCAGGGCGGTTGATCGGCGCTGCCCCCTCAGGCGCAGCGATCCATCCGCCCAGGCGTTTCGGTGACGGGCGCCTGGGTTACCGGCTGAGTGGCGGAGGGGAGAGTAGCCAGCAGGCGATCAGGCGTGGCATCCACCAGATCTTCCCGACACTCAGTGAACTGCAGTTGCAGGCCTACCTGAATGCCGTGCGGGCGCAAGGGCATAACTTGTGGGATCACTACCAACTGCTGCAACGCCAGCTGGCCGAACTGCGTGGGGCACTGAGTGAATGGCAGGGGCAGTGGCGAACGCCAGCCGACGCCATCAGGCGACGTCGGGTTGCCGATACCTTGCGTCGCAGCTGGCGGCGCAAGCTGGTCGATGTCAATGACGAGTACGAGTTGGTGCTGGACGGTGAGCATGTCAGCGAATTGCCGACGTTGCCCGCTGGCTTGGAGTTTGCCCATGTACATCGGCTGGTCCTGCGCAACATGGGCCTGGAGAGCATCGCCCCGGACTTCCTCGGGCGTTTCCCCAACCTGGTCGAACTGGATCTCAGCGAAAATCGCCTTACCCAGGTGCCGCCTGGCATCGAAGGGCTCACTCACCTGCGGCGTCTGAACCTCACCAGCAACCAGATCGTGATCGACGAGCAGGCCAATCGCCGTTTCGCCCCGCTTGCACTGCTCGATACCGTCGAACTCAGCTTCAATCCGTTGGGGCAAGCGCCTGACCTTTCGGGCTTGCGCCACGTGCGGCAGTTGCATTTGCGGGCGACGGAGCTGGTCGATGTCGAAGAGTTGCTCTCGCGTGCCTCCTGGCGAGCGATGATCGACGCGCGAGAAAACCGGATTCGGCAATTGCAGCAGGAGATGCAAGGGCTGGATCTGCGCCTGGCGCGCGTTCAGCTACATGACAACCCGTTAAACCAGACCAGCCACCAACAGCTCGACCTGAGGCGCGCAGGTGCCGCGCCAGGCGCTCGCGGAAGTGCATCGTACAAGCATCGGGAAGCCAACGCCGAGGTGCGGGAACTGTGGACGCAAACGCGCGACCGGGTGCTCCGCCTGCAGCGTGAAGCGACCTGGGACCGGTTGCGCCAGGAGGCTGGTTCGAGCGATTTGTTCCGCTTCCTGGCCGATCTGGGGCAGGGCGATGATTTTGTCGAGCATCCAGGGCATTTCCGGCGGCGAGTATGGCGCATTCTGGATGCCTGCGAGCACAACGAGGTACTGCGCGAGCAAGTGTTCCGTGAGGTGGGAGGGCCGCGCAGCTGCGAGGACCGCTTGCTGCTGATGCTTAACCAGATGGAAATCGGCGTATTGGTGCAGCAGGGGGTTAGCGGTGTGCCGGCCAACCAGGTGGAGCAGAGCCTGGTACGTCTGGGGCGGCAGCTGTACCGCCTGGATCTGGTCGACTCGATAGCTACCCGGCACGTGCAGCACCTGCGTGCCAATACGTCAGGTCGGGTCGATGAAATCGAAGTGAGGCTGTTGTACCGCAATCGCTTGGCACAAGCGCTGGAGCTGCCGGTCCAGGTCGAGGACATGCACTATGCCCAGTACGCCAATGTAACGGACGATGACCTGCTCGAGGCGCAACTTGATGTCCTGCAGGCCGAGACGCCTGAAGAGATTCAGCAGACGCTGGCGCAGCGGCCCTTTTGGGCCAGTTACGCCAGGCGGCGTTATGCTGAGCGCTTCGATGCGTTGGTCGAGCCTTACCACCAGCGCCTTGCTGAACATGAGGCACAAGCTGCCAGCGGCGGCGAGCAGCTCTATCTGCAGAGGGCTGATGAGTTGATGCGCGAACTTGAGGTCGCCGAGCAGCGGCTGCTGAGGACGCTGGCGGAAGAAGCGTGGGCGCGATTCACTGATTGA
- a CDS encoding glutamate/aspartate ABC transporter substrate-binding protein, with amino-acid sequence MRIVRHLLGATIAAAIIASPAMAEELTGTLKKIKDSGTITLGHRDSSIPFSYLAGGQTPVGYSHDIQLAVVDALKKQLGTDIKVKYNLVTSQTRIPLVQNGTVDLECGSTTNNVERQQQVGFSVGIFEVGTRLLTKVKDGQPSYKDFPDLAGKNVVTTAGTTSERILKAMNADKQMKMNVISAKDHGEAFNMLESGRAVAFMMDDALLAGEMAKARNPKDWVITGTPQSYEIYGCMVRKDDPAFKKAVDDAIVAYFKSGEVNKSYDKWFTQPIPPKGLNLNFQMSDELKKLIAEPTDKAADEKKS; translated from the coding sequence ATGCGTATCGTTCGTCATCTGTTGGGCGCAACCATCGCCGCCGCGATCATCGCTTCGCCAGCCATGGCTGAAGAACTGACCGGTACCCTGAAGAAGATCAAGGACTCGGGCACCATCACCCTGGGCCACCGCGACTCTTCCATCCCGTTTTCCTACCTGGCCGGCGGTCAAACGCCCGTGGGCTACTCCCACGACATCCAGCTGGCCGTGGTCGATGCCCTGAAGAAGCAACTGGGTACCGACATCAAGGTCAAGTACAACCTGGTCACCTCCCAGACCCGCATTCCGCTGGTGCAGAACGGCACCGTGGACCTTGAGTGCGGCTCCACCACCAACAACGTCGAGCGCCAGCAGCAAGTCGGCTTTTCGGTCGGCATCTTCGAAGTCGGTACCCGCCTGCTGACCAAGGTCAAGGACGGTCAACCTTCCTACAAGGACTTCCCGGACCTGGCCGGCAAGAACGTGGTGACCACCGCTGGCACCACCTCGGAGCGCATCCTCAAGGCGATGAACGCCGACAAGCAGATGAAGATGAACGTGATTTCCGCCAAGGACCACGGTGAAGCCTTCAACATGCTCGAAAGCGGCCGCGCCGTGGCCTTCATGATGGACGACGCCCTGCTGGCCGGTGAAATGGCCAAGGCGCGCAACCCTAAAGACTGGGTCATCACCGGTACTCCGCAATCGTATGAAATCTACGGCTGCATGGTGCGCAAGGATGACCCTGCGTTCAAGAAAGCCGTCGATGACGCCATCGTCGCCTACTTCAAGTCGGGCGAAGTCAACAAGAGCTACGACAAGTGGTTCACCCAGCCGATCCCGCCCAAGGGCCTCAACCTGAACTTCCAGATGAGCGACGAGCTGAAAAAACTGATCGCCGAGCCAACCGACAAGGCTGCGGACGAGAAGAAGTCCTGA
- a CDS encoding amino acid ABC transporter ATP-binding protein: MISIKNVNKWYGDFQVLTDCSTEVKKGEVVVVCGPSGSGKSTLIKCVNALEPFQKGDIVVDGTSIADPKTNLPKLRSRVGMVFQHFELFPHLSITENLTIAQRKVLGRSEAEATKKGLALLDRVGLGAHAKKHPGQLSGGQQQRVAIARALSMDPIVMLFDEPTSALDPEMVNEVLDVMVELAHEGMTMMCVTHEMGFARKVANRVIFMDKGNIIEDCQKEDFFGNPSARHERTQHFLSKILQH, encoded by the coding sequence ATGATTTCCATCAAGAACGTCAACAAGTGGTACGGCGACTTCCAGGTGCTGACCGATTGCAGCACCGAGGTCAAGAAGGGTGAAGTGGTTGTCGTCTGCGGCCCTTCGGGCTCGGGCAAGTCGACCCTGATCAAGTGCGTCAACGCCCTGGAACCGTTCCAGAAAGGCGACATCGTGGTCGATGGCACCTCGATCGCCGACCCCAAGACCAACCTGCCCAAGCTGCGTTCGCGGGTGGGCATGGTGTTCCAGCACTTCGAACTGTTCCCGCACCTGAGCATCACCGAGAACCTGACCATCGCCCAGCGCAAGGTGCTCGGCCGCAGCGAGGCGGAAGCGACCAAGAAAGGCCTGGCCCTGCTCGACCGCGTCGGCCTTGGCGCCCACGCCAAGAAGCACCCTGGCCAGCTGTCCGGCGGCCAGCAGCAACGCGTGGCGATTGCCCGCGCGCTGTCGATGGACCCGATCGTCATGCTGTTCGACGAACCGACCTCGGCGCTGGACCCTGAAATGGTCAACGAAGTACTGGACGTGATGGTCGAGCTGGCCCACGAAGGCATGACCATGATGTGCGTGACCCACGAGATGGGCTTCGCCCGTAAGGTGGCCAACCGGGTGATCTTCATGGACAAGGGCAACATCATCGAGGACTGCCAGAAGGAAGATTTCTTCGGCAACCCGAGTGCCCGCCACGAACGCACCCAGCACTTCCTCAGCAAGATCCTGCAACACTGA
- a CDS encoding amino acid ABC transporter permease, protein MDMDFSEIIPALPALWEGMVMTLQLMVMGVVGGIVLGTILALMRLSSSKLLSRVAGAYVNYFRSIPLLLVITWFYLAVPFVLRWITGEDTPVGAFTSCVVAFMMFEAAYFCEIVRAGVQSISKGQMGAAQALGMTYGQTMRLIILPQAFRKMTPLLLQQSIILFQDTSLVYTVGLVDFLNSARSNGDIIGRSHEFLIFAGVVYFVISFSASWLVKRLQKRITV, encoded by the coding sequence ATGGACATGGATTTCAGCGAAATCATCCCGGCCCTGCCTGCCCTGTGGGAAGGCATGGTCATGACCCTGCAACTGATGGTCATGGGCGTGGTCGGTGGCATCGTGCTGGGCACCATCCTGGCGCTGATGCGTTTGTCGTCGAGCAAGCTGCTGTCACGCGTGGCCGGCGCCTACGTCAACTATTTCCGCTCGATCCCGCTGCTGCTGGTGATCACCTGGTTCTACCTGGCAGTGCCCTTCGTGCTGCGCTGGATCACTGGCGAGGACACCCCGGTGGGTGCCTTCACCTCCTGCGTAGTGGCCTTCATGATGTTCGAGGCCGCGTACTTCTGCGAAATCGTCCGTGCTGGCGTGCAGTCGATCTCCAAGGGCCAGATGGGCGCCGCCCAGGCCCTGGGCATGACCTATGGCCAGACCATGCGCCTGATCATCCTGCCCCAGGCCTTCCGCAAGATGACCCCGCTGCTGCTGCAGCAGAGCATCATCCTGTTCCAGGACACCTCGCTGGTGTACACCGTAGGCCTGGTGGACTTCCTCAACTCGGCACGCTCCAACGGCGACATCATCGGGCGCTCCCATGAGTTCCTGATCTTCGCCGGGGTCGTGTACTTCGTCATCAGCTTCTCCGCTTCGTGGCTGGTCAAGCGCCTGCAAAAAAGGATCACCGTATGA
- a CDS encoding sigma-54-dependent transcriptional regulator, whose protein sequence is MLGCQQALALEDIACEGVGSAEQALERIGDDFAGIVVSDIRLPGIDGLELLNRLKARDRSLPVVLITGHGDIDMAVGAMRNGAYDFMEKPFSPERLVDVVRRALEQRGLSREVVALRRQLAEQSSLEGRIIGRSPAMEQLRELIANVADTSANVLIEGETGTGKELVARCLHDFSRRQSQPFVALNCGGLPENLFESEIFGHEANAFTGAGKRRIGKIEHANGGTLFLDEVESMPINLQIKLLRVLQERTLERLGSNQSIAVDCRVIAATKSDLDALGQSGQFRSDLYYRLNVVTLELPPLRERREDILQLFEHFLQQSALRFDREAPTLDSQTLSRLMAHDWPGNVRELRNVAERYALGLPAFKKGPSSGASQGVGFAEAVEAFERNLLSDALQRTGGNLSQASQELGMAKTTLFDKVKKYGLG, encoded by the coding sequence CTGCTCGGCTGCCAGCAGGCGCTGGCCCTGGAAGACATCGCCTGCGAGGGGGTTGGCAGTGCCGAACAGGCCCTGGAGCGCATCGGCGATGATTTTGCCGGGATCGTCGTCAGCGATATCCGCCTGCCCGGCATCGATGGCCTGGAGCTGCTCAACCGCCTCAAGGCCCGCGACCGCAGCCTGCCGGTGGTGCTGATCACCGGCCACGGCGATATCGACATGGCGGTCGGTGCCATGCGCAATGGCGCCTACGACTTCATGGAAAAGCCCTTCTCCCCCGAGCGCCTGGTCGATGTGGTGCGCCGTGCGCTGGAACAGCGCGGGCTGTCCCGCGAGGTGGTGGCGCTGCGCCGGCAACTGGCCGAACAGAGCAGCCTGGAGGGCCGTATCATTGGCCGCTCGCCAGCCATGGAGCAGCTGCGCGAACTGATCGCCAATGTCGCCGATACCTCGGCCAACGTATTGATCGAAGGTGAAACCGGCACCGGCAAGGAGCTGGTCGCCCGCTGCCTGCATGACTTCAGCCGGCGCCAAAGCCAGCCGTTCGTGGCGCTGAACTGTGGCGGCCTGCCAGAAAACCTGTTCGAAAGCGAAATCTTCGGCCACGAAGCCAACGCCTTCACCGGTGCCGGCAAGCGCCGCATCGGCAAGATCGAACACGCCAACGGCGGCACACTGTTCCTCGACGAAGTGGAAAGCATGCCGATCAACCTGCAGATCAAGCTGCTGCGCGTACTGCAGGAGCGTACCCTGGAACGGCTGGGCTCGAACCAGAGCATTGCGGTGGATTGCCGGGTGATCGCAGCCACCAAATCCGACCTCGACGCGCTCGGCCAGAGCGGGCAGTTCCGCAGCGACCTGTATTACCGGCTGAACGTGGTGACCCTGGAGCTGCCACCGCTGCGTGAACGCCGGGAAGACATCCTGCAACTGTTCGAACATTTCCTGCAGCAGTCGGCGCTGCGTTTCGACCGCGAGGCGCCCACCCTGGACAGCCAGACCTTGTCGCGGCTGATGGCCCACGACTGGCCGGGCAACGTGCGCGAGTTGCGTAACGTGGCCGAGCGTTATGCCCTGGGGTTGCCGGCTTTCAAGAAGGGGCCGAGCAGCGGTGCAAGCCAGGGGGTCGGGTTTGCCGAGGCGGTTGAAGCGTTCGAGCGCAACCTGCTCAGCGATGCCTTGCAGCGGACCGG
- a CDS encoding amino acid ABC transporter permease produces MNYNWDWGVFFKSTGVGSETYLDWYITGLGWTIAIAITAWIIALLLGSLLGVMRTVPNRLVSGIATAYVELFRNVPLLVQLFIWYFLVPDLLPEGLQEWFKQDLNPTTSALISVVICLGLFTAARVCEQVRTGIQALPRGQEAAARAMGFSLPQIYNNVLLPQAYRIIIPPLTSEFLNVFKNSSVASLIGLMELLAQTKQTAEFSANLFEAFTLATLIYFTLNMGLMLLMRMVEKKVAVPGLISVGGK; encoded by the coding sequence ATGAATTACAACTGGGACTGGGGCGTGTTCTTCAAGTCCACCGGCGTGGGCAGCGAGACCTACCTGGACTGGTACATCACCGGTCTGGGCTGGACCATCGCCATCGCCATCACCGCCTGGATCATCGCATTGCTGCTGGGGTCGCTCCTCGGCGTCATGCGTACCGTGCCGAACCGTCTGGTATCGGGCATCGCCACCGCCTATGTGGAACTGTTCCGCAACGTGCCGCTGCTGGTGCAGCTGTTCATCTGGTACTTCCTGGTGCCAGACCTGCTGCCCGAAGGCCTGCAGGAATGGTTCAAGCAGGATCTGAACCCGACCACCTCGGCGCTGATCAGCGTGGTCATCTGCCTGGGGCTGTTCACCGCCGCCCGCGTCTGCGAACAGGTGCGCACCGGCATCCAGGCGCTGCCCCGCGGCCAGGAAGCCGCGGCCCGCGCCATGGGCTTCAGCCTGCCGCAGATCTACAACAACGTGCTGCTGCCGCAGGCCTACCGGATCATCATTCCGCCACTCACCTCGGAATTCCTGAACGTATTCAAGAACTCCTCGGTGGCTTCGCTGATCGGCCTGATGGAGCTGCTGGCGCAGACCAAGCAGACCGCCGAATTCTCGGCCAACCTGTTCGAGGCCTTCACCCTGGCCACGCTGATCTACTTCACCCTGAACATGGGCCTGATGCTGCTGATGCGCATGGTCGAGAAGAAAGTTGCCGTGCCTGGCCTGATCTCCGTGGGGGGCAAGTAA